Proteins encoded in a region of the Delphinus delphis chromosome 13, mDelDel1.2, whole genome shotgun sequence genome:
- the HSBP1L1 gene encoding heat shock factor-binding protein 1-like protein 1, whose translation MAARGPEAPSGRALRDAAENLFQELQEHFQALTATLNLRMEEMGGRIEDLQKNVNDLMVQAGIESSAQEQMARPY comes from the exons ATGGCCGCGCGGGGCCCCGAAGCCCCCAGCGGGCGCGCGCTGCGGGACGCG GCAGAAAATCTATTTCAGGAACTTCAAGAACACTTTCAAGCTCTGACTGCAACGTTAAACCTGAGAA TGGAAGAAATGGGAGGCCGCATTGAAGACTTGCAGAAGAATGTGAACGACTTGATGGTGCAAGCTGGGATTGAAAGTTCTGCTCAAGAGCAAATGGCGAGGCCTTATTAA